A window of Candidatus Pantoea floridensis contains these coding sequences:
- a CDS encoding YoaK family small membrane protein, with translation MKIGLLFPIAIIIAGVSFLAWFIVSGAAVPGS, from the coding sequence ATCGGACTGCTTTTCCCCATTGCCATCATTATTGCCGGCGTTAGTTTTCTAGCGTGGTTTATTGTAAGTGGTGCAGCTGTACCGGGTTCCTGA
- the aldA gene encoding aldehyde dehydrogenase has protein sequence MTTHHQHYINGAFVADQNDKWIEVINPATEVLLSRIPEGRRQDAAQAIHAAEAAQPDWEALPAVERGNWLRKIAAAIRQREPELTATIVAEGGKTQGLAQTEVLFTADYLEYMAEWARRYDGEIINSDRPNENIFVFKKAIGVTTGILPWNFPFFLIARKAAPALVTGNTIVIKPSELTPNNAAIFAQIIHQVGLPKGVINFVYGYGPEIGQELAGNPKVGLVSLTGSVNAGIATMEAAAKNVTKVSLELGGKAPAIVMNDADLDLAVKAIVSSRVINTGQVCNCAERVYVQEGIYDRFISALTCAMQQVKFGNPAEQNDIDMGPLITSAALERVEHKVAKAVADGGKVVLGGKRAGNKGFYFEPTIITGVRQDMEIMQEEIFGPVLPVMSFKTLDEAVTLANDCAYGLTSSIYTQNLNTAMVALRKLKFGETYINRENFEAMQGFHAGWRKSGIGGADGRHGLEEFLQTHVAYLQFS, from the coding sequence ATGACAACACATCACCAACATTATATTAATGGCGCATTTGTTGCCGACCAGAATGATAAATGGATAGAAGTTATTAATCCGGCGACAGAAGTATTGCTTTCGCGCATACCCGAAGGGCGTAGGCAAGATGCCGCGCAGGCGATTCACGCCGCCGAAGCGGCGCAACCTGATTGGGAAGCCCTGCCCGCCGTGGAGCGCGGAAACTGGCTGCGCAAAATTGCGGCAGCTATTCGCCAGCGCGAGCCGGAACTGACCGCGACTATCGTTGCTGAGGGTGGCAAAACGCAAGGCCTGGCGCAAACCGAAGTGCTATTCACCGCCGATTATCTTGAGTACATGGCTGAATGGGCGCGCCGCTATGACGGCGAGATCATTAACAGCGATCGTCCCAATGAAAACATCTTTGTTTTCAAAAAAGCCATCGGCGTCACCACTGGCATCCTGCCGTGGAACTTCCCTTTCTTCCTGATTGCGCGTAAAGCGGCGCCTGCGCTGGTGACCGGCAACACTATCGTGATCAAACCCAGTGAACTGACGCCGAACAATGCGGCAATTTTCGCGCAGATTATTCATCAGGTTGGCCTGCCAAAAGGCGTGATCAACTTTGTTTACGGCTATGGCCCGGAAATTGGCCAGGAGCTAGCAGGCAACCCGAAGGTGGGCCTGGTGAGCCTGACCGGCAGCGTCAACGCCGGCATCGCAACCATGGAAGCAGCGGCGAAAAATGTCACCAAAGTGTCGCTGGAGCTGGGCGGAAAAGCACCAGCAATCGTGATGAATGATGCCGATTTGGATTTAGCGGTTAAAGCCATTGTCAGTTCGCGCGTAATCAACACCGGGCAGGTGTGTAACTGTGCTGAGCGTGTTTACGTGCAGGAGGGCATTTACGACCGCTTTATCAGCGCACTAACTTGCGCGATGCAGCAGGTGAAGTTCGGTAATCCAGCTGAGCAAAACGACATTGATATGGGCCCACTGATTACGTCCGCCGCGCTGGAGCGCGTTGAACACAAAGTTGCAAAAGCGGTCGCTGATGGCGGCAAAGTGGTTCTGGGCGGCAAACGTGCCGGCAATAAAGGCTTCTATTTTGAACCCACCATTATTACTGGCGTGCGTCAGGATATGGAAATCATGCAAGAGGAAATCTTCGGACCGGTGCTGCCAGTGATGAGCTTTAAAACGCTTGATGAAGCCGTCACGCTGGCCAACGATTGCGCATACGGCCTTACCTCATCGATTTATACGCAAAATCTGAATACCGCAATGGTGGCACTGCGTAAGCTGAAGTTTGGAGAGACCTACATCAACCGCGAGAATTTTGAAGCGATGCAAGGTTTCCACGCGGGCTGGCGCAAGTCGGGGATTGGGGGCGCCGATGGACGTCACGGGTTAGAAGAGTTTCTACAGACGCACGTCGCCTATTTGCAGTTCTCATGA